From the Cryptomeria japonica chromosome 2, Sugi_1.0, whole genome shotgun sequence genome, one window contains:
- the LOC131039187 gene encoding cyclin-dependent kinase F-4-like — MGKYRLIEKLGEGGYGTVWKAINKWTDEVVAIKRLQKKKNDRFYESLFKEEEKSLRALQHPNIVSLRDTYKEGGHLHIVLEYMDSDLWRIIKNRKEPSLSRTVQRLCFKILKALEYMHGLGYCHRDLKPENLLLKGNNIKISDFGLAINLKEKMEKNEPLDPNVATIAYKAPELLLKSSSYDFAIDMWSLGVIIAQFYGLEPIFGSRSDWRNQIYNICSVIGCPNEKTWPEGLKLAESLDYQFPKEFDGENCRKNLRRLMLTASEEVIDLVKHLCSWDPKRRPTVKQALNHPFFQSCNNTMNPKFFGYQTNSVLSRNVVFYGSEVFNSEKEEISIQGCVGRISRNSKEMGSARISTEKGSGGADWADLLMWQVTGPAGDVAGRAEVALGPGGGVAGAERRNGWAEVAWPSRAESSRVEVVRPGGSGARAEVVRRSPELGKLPE; from the exons ATGGGTAAATACCGACTGATTGAGAAGTTGGGAGAAGGTGGTTATGGGACTGTTTGGAAGGCCATTAACAAATGGACTGATGAAGTAGTGGCGATCAAAAGATTGCAAAAGAAAAAGAATGACAGGTTTTATGAATCCCTCTTCAAGGAAGAAGAGAAGTCTCTACGTGCACTTCAACACCCCAATATTGTATCACTGCGGGACACCTACAAGGAAGGAGGGCACCTCCATATAGTACTAGAATACATGGATTCTGATCTATGGAGAATCATTAAGAATAGAAAAGAACCCTCCTTGAGTAGAACAGTTCAGAGACTCTGTTTTAAGATTTTGAAAGCTCTGGAATACATGCATGGACTTGGGTATTGCCACCGTGATCTCAAGCCTGAAAATCTCTTGCTGAAGGGAAACAACATCAAAATTTCAGACTTTGGGCTTGCTATTAACttgaaggagaaaatggaaaagaacGAGCCCTTGGATCCAAATGTTGCAACCATAGCCTATAAAGCGCCTGAACTTCTGCTCAAATCATCATCCTATGATTTCGCCATTGATATGTGGTCACTTGGAGTCATAATAGCTCAGTTCTATGGTCTTGAACCCATTTTTGGAAGTAGAAGTGACTGGAGAAATCAGATTTATAACATATGCTCTGTGATTGGATGCCCCAATGAAAAGACATGGCCTGAGGGATTGAAGTTAGCAGAGTCATTGGACTACCAGTTTCCAAAAGAGTTTGATGGGGAGAATTGTAGGAAGAATTTGCGTAGATTGATGTTGACTGCGAGTGAGGAAGTGATTGATCTTGTAAAGCATTTGTGCTCGTGGGATCCCAAACGTAGACCCACTGTAAAACAAGCACTCAACCACCCTTTTTTCCAATCGTGTAATAATACTATGAATCCAAAGTTTTTTGGGTATCAGACGAATAGTGTGCTATCGCGGAATGTGGTATTTTATGGCTCCGAAGTTTTTAACAGTGAGAAAGAAGAAATAAGCATTCAGGGATGTGTGGGTAGAATTTCAAGAAATTCTAAAGAAATGGGTTCGGCTAGGATTTCCACAGAAAAAGGTTCAG GTGGTGCTGACTGGGCAGATCTACTAATGTGGCAGGTGACTGGACCTGCTGGTGATGTGGCAG GCCGGGCGGAGGTGGCCCTCGGGCCAGGCGGAGGTGTTGCTGGGGCGGAGCGGCGCAACGGTTGGGCGGAGGTGGCATGGCCTAGCAGAGCAGAGAGCAGCCGGGTGGAGGTGGTGCGGCCTGGTGGAAGTGGCGCTAGAGCGGAGGTGGTGCGCCGGAGCCCGGAGCTGGGGAAGTTGCCGGAGTAG